Proteins from a single region of Sinorhizobium alkalisoli:
- a CDS encoding HD domain-containing protein: MSRPATLAAAFSPFEELADELLPHAFSGDDGSHDAAHLIRVWRNAVRIRAEEGGKARQLAAAVLLHDCVAVEKNSPQRAEASRLAAEKAWQVLDGLGWRTAEISPVAHAILTHSFSANIPPETLEAKILQDADRLDAIGMIGAARCFYIAGRMGSGLYDPLDPLAEDRPLDDKAFAIDHFETKLFRLADGFQTAAGRRLARERQQRLRGVLAMVLDEI, from the coding sequence ATGAGCCGTCCTGCCACGCTTGCTGCCGCCTTTTCGCCATTTGAAGAGCTTGCGGATGAGCTCCTGCCGCATGCCTTTTCCGGTGATGATGGCTCGCACGATGCCGCACATCTCATCCGGGTCTGGAGGAACGCCGTGCGCATCCGCGCGGAGGAGGGCGGCAAGGCGCGCCAACTCGCAGCCGCGGTGCTGCTGCATGATTGCGTGGCCGTCGAGAAGAATTCGCCGCAGCGTGCCGAGGCCTCGCGGCTTGCCGCAGAAAAGGCATGGCAGGTCCTCGACGGGCTCGGCTGGCGTACGGCGGAAATCTCGCCCGTCGCCCACGCAATTTTGACGCACAGCTTTTCCGCCAACATTCCGCCGGAAACGCTCGAGGCGAAGATCCTCCAGGACGCCGACCGGCTCGACGCCATCGGCATGATCGGCGCCGCCCGCTGCTTCTACATCGCCGGGCGCATGGGCAGCGGTCTTTACGATCCGCTCGATCCGCTCGCCGAGGACCGGCCGCTCGACGACAAGGCCTTCGCCATCGATCACTTCGAAACGAAGCTGTTTCGCCTCGCTGACGGCTTCCAGACGGCCGCCGGCCGGCGCCTGGCGCGGGAGCGCCAGCAGCGGCTGCGCGGCGTGCTCGCCATGGTGCTCGACGAAATTTAG
- the rbsK gene encoding ribokinase — protein sequence MSGRSGIVILGIFAADTAYTAKRMPHIAETLLGSDFKLGPGGKGSNQAIAAAKAGGKVTFISRIGNDPFGDMALSAYAAAGVKANVMKMEGVSTGAAFIFVNEDNGDNAIIVAPGAAGLIGVEDVDANRAEIENAAIFMTQLEQPLEAAVHALSIAKRAGVTTVFNPAPAQTIPDEIYTLCDYVVPNEVEVAHLVGHAVETDEQARAAAELLLRKGAGCAIITLGPRGALYHSTQQSVLVPAFSAGKVVDTTGAGDAFLGGFAASLSEGNTPVEAVRFGCATAAIAVTRSGTAPAMPLRAEIDELLNSSRTRF from the coding sequence ATGAGCGGACGCAGCGGAATTGTCATTCTCGGGATCTTCGCCGCCGATACTGCCTATACCGCCAAGCGGATGCCCCATATCGCTGAGACGCTGCTCGGTTCGGATTTCAAGCTCGGCCCGGGCGGCAAGGGGTCAAACCAGGCGATTGCCGCGGCCAAGGCCGGCGGCAAGGTGACTTTCATTTCCCGTATCGGCAACGACCCCTTCGGCGACATGGCGCTTTCGGCCTATGCCGCGGCCGGCGTCAAAGCCAATGTGATGAAGATGGAAGGCGTCTCGACCGGTGCCGCATTCATCTTCGTCAACGAGGACAATGGCGACAATGCGATCATCGTCGCTCCAGGCGCGGCCGGACTGATCGGCGTCGAGGACGTGGACGCCAACAGGGCGGAGATCGAAAACGCCGCCATATTCATGACCCAACTGGAACAGCCGCTGGAGGCGGCGGTCCACGCACTCTCCATTGCGAAGCGCGCCGGCGTGACGACGGTCTTCAACCCGGCGCCCGCCCAAACCATTCCGGACGAGATCTACACATTGTGCGACTATGTCGTGCCCAACGAGGTGGAGGTCGCCCATCTCGTCGGCCATGCCGTCGAGACCGACGAACAGGCACGCGCTGCGGCCGAGCTTCTGCTCCGCAAAGGAGCGGGCTGCGCCATTATCACGCTCGGCCCCCGCGGCGCACTCTACCACAGCACCCAACAGAGCGTCCTGGTTCCGGCCTTTTCAGCTGGCAAGGTCGTCGATACCACCGGCGCCGGCGATGCTTTTCTCGGAGGCTTCGCCGCGTCGCTGTCGGAAGGGAACACTCCAGTCGAGGCGGTTCGATTTGGCTGCGCCACGGCTGCGATTGCAGTGACCCGCTCCGGAACGGCTCCCGCCATGCCCTTGCGCGCCGAAATCGACGAGCTTCTGAATTCCAGCCGCACGCGATTCTAA
- a CDS encoding PhoX family protein, whose translation MDKYLGSAEEIEIKTLTERREELEDIGQNCSANPTMGDIINRRFSRRSFIGGSLAVAAISTTVSPLALLTADDARAKEMSQFDFKEIEAGVDETHHVAEGYDADILLRWGDKIFADSPDFDPLKQTAEAQSRQFGYNNDYVGFIPLDGSPDHGLLVVNHEYTNAEIMFPNFARVEKVTEDGKEQDKVVLGDYTKELVDIEMAAHGGTVIEIRKVDGKWQPVLDGKFNRRITANTEMQLSGPAAGHERLKTSADATGTTVFGTINNCAGGVTAWGTYLMAEENFNGYFGGDLAEDHPEFKVLKRLGAPGGQYEWSKFYDRFDVTKEPNEANRFGWIVEVDPFDPNSVPKKRTAVGRFKHEGCESIVNKDGRVVLYSGDDERYDYVYKFVTNGTYKPDDRAANMDLLDDGTLYVAKFDEDGTVTWMPLIHGEGPLTAENGFASQADVLINTRLAADALGATKMDRPEDVQPNPKTGKVYVMLTNNTKRKEDEIDAANPRAKNAFGHIVEITETDGDFASTKSRWDILLKCGDPSVAEVGASFSTATTKNGWFGMPDNCAIDADGRLWVATDGNNEKETGRTDGIWAVDTEGEARGTSKLFFRVPVGAEMCGPSFNPTSDTFFLAVQHPGDAGLATYEKPATRWPDFRDDMPVRPAVVAVTKQGGGKIG comes from the coding sequence ATGGACAAGTATCTCGGCTCGGCGGAAGAAATCGAAATCAAGACTCTGACGGAACGAAGAGAGGAGCTGGAAGACATCGGCCAGAACTGTTCCGCCAACCCCACCATGGGCGACATCATAAACCGCCGCTTCTCGCGCCGGTCCTTCATCGGCGGTTCGCTTGCGGTCGCCGCCATTTCCACGACAGTCAGCCCGCTCGCCCTGCTGACTGCCGATGACGCCAGGGCCAAGGAGATGTCGCAGTTCGACTTCAAGGAGATCGAAGCCGGCGTCGACGAAACTCACCACGTCGCCGAAGGCTACGATGCCGATATCCTTTTGCGCTGGGGCGACAAGATCTTCGCCGACAGCCCCGACTTCGATCCGCTCAAGCAGACGGCAGAGGCTCAGAGCCGGCAGTTCGGTTACAACAACGACTATGTCGGTTTCATCCCGCTCGATGGCAGTCCCGACCACGGCCTTCTGGTCGTCAACCACGAATACACCAATGCCGAAATCATGTTCCCGAACTTCGCCCGCGTCGAAAAGGTGACGGAGGACGGCAAGGAACAGGATAAAGTCGTTCTCGGCGACTACACCAAGGAACTGGTCGACATCGAGATGGCGGCCCATGGCGGAACCGTCATCGAGATTCGCAAGGTCGACGGCAAGTGGCAGCCGGTTCTCGACGGCAAGTTCAACCGCCGCATCACCGCCAACACCGAAATGCAGCTTTCCGGTCCGGCGGCCGGCCATGAGCGGTTGAAGACCTCGGCCGACGCGACCGGCACTACGGTCTTCGGCACGATCAACAACTGCGCCGGCGGCGTCACCGCCTGGGGCACCTATCTGATGGCCGAGGAAAACTTCAACGGCTATTTCGGCGGCGACCTCGCCGAAGATCATCCGGAATTCAAGGTGCTGAAGCGTCTCGGCGCGCCGGGTGGGCAATATGAATGGTCGAAATTCTACGATCGCTTCGATGTCACGAAGGAGCCGAACGAGGCCAACCGCTTCGGCTGGATCGTCGAGGTCGATCCGTTCGACCCCAATTCCGTGCCGAAGAAGCGCACCGCCGTCGGACGCTTCAAGCACGAGGGCTGTGAATCCATCGTCAACAAAGACGGCCGCGTCGTGCTCTATAGCGGCGACGACGAGCGGTACGACTATGTCTACAAGTTCGTGACGAATGGCACCTACAAGCCCGACGACCGCGCGGCGAACATGGATCTTCTCGACGACGGCACACTCTACGTGGCGAAGTTCGACGAGGACGGCACAGTCACCTGGATGCCGCTCATCCACGGCGAGGGCCCGCTGACGGCCGAGAACGGCTTCGCCTCGCAGGCCGATGTGCTGATCAACACCCGGCTTGCCGCCGATGCGCTCGGCGCCACCAAGATGGACCGCCCGGAAGATGTCCAGCCCAACCCGAAGACGGGCAAGGTCTACGTCATGCTGACCAACAACACCAAGCGGAAAGAGGACGAGATCGACGCCGCCAACCCCCGCGCCAAGAACGCCTTCGGCCACATCGTCGAGATCACCGAAACGGACGGTGATTTCGCCTCGACCAAGTCGCGTTGGGACATCCTCTTGAAATGCGGCGATCCAAGCGTTGCCGAGGTCGGTGCGTCCTTCTCGACAGCGACGACCAAGAACGGCTGGTTCGGCATGCCGGACAATTGCGCCATCGACGCCGATGGCCGCCTTTGGGTCGCGACCGACGGCAACAATGAAAAGGAGACCGGCCGTACGGACGGCATCTGGGCGGTCGACACGGAAGGTGAAGCCCGCGGCACCTCGAAGCTCTTCTTCCGCGTGCCGGTCGGTGCCGAAATGTGCGGCCCGAGCTTCAACCCCACGAGCGACACCTTCTTTCTCGCCGTGCAGCATCCGGGCGATGCCGGGCTTGCGACCTATGAAAAGCCAGCGACGCGCTGGCCGGACTTCCGCGACGACATGCCGGTTCGTCCGGCCGTCGTCGCCGTGACCAAGCAGGGCGGCGGCAAGATCGGCTAA
- a CDS encoding DUF2339 domain-containing protein, whose protein sequence is MLELIAIVAFILALAAFLGGRGAAKRFDAEITDLKAEIARLAKRQATDLPSEAERPLEAADETEPEEAPPAGPWSQAREGARIFSDAAADEGSLGSPTSDPAAAAAAPIAAAPVESLESRIGGRWPVWVGGLALALGGYFLVQYSIEAGLLSPAVRLTLSAAFGLLLGFAGEVIRRQAVPAIADRFRNAMIPGVLTAAGAVTLFGVVYAAHGIYAYIGTATAFLLLALISLATVGLSLLHGQALAGLGLLASLLTPLFVSSGEPRPWVLFGFLSTAWLATFLASRLKQWTVVPTLANAGLGLWGLAYVTLEAPFEAPPVAFALLVMIAGIGLVWPGNLPREPFDTADAVTGPWERLFAPPKAAITVSAAIAAAVLALLFISPALEALRIPVAEFVIVTAALAAVGALRATAVYAALLAAFAAIAGTWSLTAFSGVLAYFDPLAPSPEIVIPSRVAMLTAMTLAALFPLLAAAVLAGRLRVERHFAILWACLAAGVPNALVGMSFLMTGTFAFDLPHGLAAFAGGLFLLALAEWLYRRGTEPGEGIDADAALLVLGSFGLFVIDLHAWTDGLVTTLAIALLGAGYSFATRFRNRPILPWVTAASAVVVLGRIAWEPTIVGPGSLGTTPVFNALLPGYGIPALLLVACAYFLRNARDRRVVNLLQALACLFALLTVAILVRHAMNGGVLDSSVPTLGEQSIYTLLAIGASGILMTLDGRSPSPVFRYGSMALGTLSMLSVLAAHLVGLNPFFSGELLGSLPFFDLLFIGYLLPAFGYALLAWYARGRRPLPYVMALAGSGAVLAFAWASLSVRRFWQGQSVADWKGFLPGETYTYSVVWLALGVFLLMAGSRFNAKSIRVASAVLVFIAVLKVFLIDMSNLEGFLRALSFIGLGGVLIGIGLFYQRILSSRGLDVASGAAASTAGEGAHRA, encoded by the coding sequence ATGCTCGAACTCATTGCCATTGTTGCCTTTATTCTGGCGCTTGCCGCCTTCCTCGGTGGCCGTGGTGCCGCGAAGCGATTCGATGCGGAAATCACGGACCTGAAGGCGGAGATTGCCCGACTCGCGAAACGGCAGGCGACGGATCTGCCGTCCGAGGCAGAAAGGCCATTGGAGGCTGCGGATGAGACCGAACCGGAGGAAGCGCCCCCCGCCGGACCGTGGTCGCAGGCGCGAGAGGGGGCGCGAATCTTCAGCGACGCCGCGGCTGACGAAGGGAGCCTGGGCAGCCCCACCAGCGATCCGGCTGCCGCTGCGGCTGCGCCGATTGCAGCAGCGCCGGTCGAGAGCCTCGAAAGCCGGATCGGCGGGCGGTGGCCGGTCTGGGTCGGCGGTCTCGCACTGGCGCTGGGCGGTTACTTCCTCGTGCAATATTCTATCGAAGCGGGACTGTTGAGCCCGGCCGTCCGCCTGACGCTTTCCGCCGCCTTCGGTCTCCTTCTTGGCTTCGCGGGCGAGGTTATTCGGCGCCAAGCGGTGCCGGCGATCGCCGATCGCTTCCGCAACGCCATGATCCCCGGCGTGCTGACGGCTGCCGGTGCTGTGACGCTGTTCGGCGTCGTCTATGCGGCTCATGGCATCTACGCATATATCGGCACGGCCACGGCCTTCCTGCTGCTGGCGCTGATTTCGCTCGCCACGGTGGGCCTGTCGCTGCTGCATGGACAGGCACTTGCCGGGCTTGGGCTGCTCGCATCGCTGCTCACGCCCCTGTTCGTCTCGAGCGGCGAGCCGCGGCCCTGGGTTCTGTTCGGTTTCCTCTCGACCGCCTGGCTCGCGACGTTTCTCGCCTCGCGCCTCAAGCAATGGACGGTCGTACCGACGCTCGCCAATGCGGGCCTTGGCCTCTGGGGGCTTGCCTATGTCACGCTCGAAGCGCCCTTCGAGGCTCCGCCGGTCGCTTTCGCCCTTCTGGTGATGATCGCTGGCATCGGGCTCGTCTGGCCCGGCAATCTGCCGCGCGAGCCTTTCGATACGGCGGACGCAGTCACGGGCCCTTGGGAGCGGCTGTTTGCACCGCCAAAGGCGGCCATCACTGTCTCCGCAGCGATCGCCGCCGCAGTCCTGGCGCTCCTGTTCATCAGCCCGGCGCTCGAGGCCCTGCGTATCCCGGTTGCCGAATTCGTGATCGTGACGGCGGCTCTTGCCGCGGTGGGCGCCTTGCGGGCGACGGCGGTTTACGCGGCGTTGCTTGCCGCCTTCGCAGCGATCGCCGGCACCTGGAGCCTGACCGCGTTCAGCGGCGTGCTCGCCTATTTCGATCCGTTGGCACCCTCACCGGAGATCGTCATCCCGAGCCGCGTTGCGATGCTGACGGCGATGACCCTGGCAGCTTTGTTCCCGTTGCTTGCGGCCGCGGTTCTAGCCGGGAGGCTCCGGGTGGAGCGGCATTTCGCCATTCTTTGGGCCTGCCTTGCCGCAGGCGTGCCGAATGCCCTTGTCGGCATGTCCTTTCTGATGACGGGCACATTCGCCTTCGACTTGCCGCATGGGCTTGCCGCTTTCGCCGGGGGCCTGTTTCTCCTGGCGCTCGCCGAATGGCTTTATCGGCGCGGTACGGAACCGGGCGAAGGCATCGATGCCGATGCCGCGCTCCTGGTCCTCGGATCCTTCGGCCTGTTCGTCATCGATCTCCATGCCTGGACGGACGGTCTCGTCACGACGCTTGCCATTGCGCTTCTCGGGGCGGGATACAGCTTCGCGACCCGGTTTCGCAACCGGCCGATCCTGCCCTGGGTAACCGCGGCTTCAGCCGTGGTCGTGCTCGGGCGCATTGCCTGGGAGCCGACGATCGTCGGCCCGGGCAGCCTCGGCACCACACCCGTCTTCAACGCGCTTCTGCCGGGCTACGGCATCCCGGCGCTGCTGCTTGTCGCCTGCGCCTATTTCCTGCGGAACGCGCGAGACAGGCGCGTGGTGAACCTCCTGCAGGCACTCGCGTGCCTCTTCGCGCTCCTGACGGTTGCGATCCTTGTGCGCCATGCGATGAATGGCGGCGTGCTCGACAGTTCCGTTCCGACGCTCGGCGAGCAATCGATCTATACGCTGCTCGCCATCGGCGCCTCCGGCATCCTGATGACTCTCGACGGCAGGTCGCCGAGCCCGGTCTTCCGCTACGGCAGCATGGCCCTTGGAACTCTATCGATGCTGTCGGTCCTCGCCGCGCACCTCGTCGGACTGAACCCCTTTTTCAGCGGCGAGCTGCTAGGGTCCCTTCCCTTCTTCGATCTCTTGTTTATCGGTTATCTGCTGCCGGCATTCGGCTATGCCTTGCTTGCCTGGTACGCTCGCGGCAGGCGCCCCTTGCCCTATGTGATGGCGCTCGCCGGCAGCGGCGCCGTCCTTGCCTTCGCGTGGGCGAGCCTGAGCGTGCGCCGCTTCTGGCAGGGCCAGAGTGTTGCCGACTGGAAGGGCTTCCTTCCGGGTGAAACCTATACCTATTCGGTCGTCTGGCTGGCGCTCGGGGTTTTCCTGCTCATGGCCGGCTCGCGCTTCAACGCGAAAAGCATCCGTGTCGCCTCGGCCGTGCTCGTCTTCATAGCGGTTCTGAAGGTCTTCCTGATCGACATGTCGAACCTCGAGGGCTTCCTCAGGGCGCTCTCCTTCATCGGTCTTGGCGGCGTGCTGATCGGCATCGGGCTCTTCTATCAGCGGATCCTATCGAGCCGCGGCCTCGATGTTGCATCCGGGGCTGCGGCGAGCACGGCCGGCGAGGGGGCGCACCGCGCATGA